In the Perca flavescens isolate YP-PL-M2 chromosome 10, PFLA_1.0, whole genome shotgun sequence genome, ACTCATGTCAGGTTACACCGTCAAGAGTCAGTGatagtattttttaaataataaaacgtCTTTATATCAACTCACCTGGTGTCGTTGGAGAAAAACTCCAGGTAGTCCAGCTCTGGGAGAGGTTGTAAATGCTCCTCTAGCTCTTCCTTGGTCAGACTTGGTGGTAAACGTCTGATTACGATCTAAGAAAGAAGATATTATCACATCTGGGTATCTGGGAAGACAATCAGACtagaaaaagacaacaattaACTAGCCTAATATTAAATTACAGTTGGGGTAAGCCAAGTGAAAATGTGTCGCACTATGTAAATTACAAAGTGGACAATGCAGGTTTATATCCGACAAAATCCAAGCTAGTTAAATGCATGCTGTTATTTCATTAAACTAACGTTATTAGTATCCATAACTGACGACTTGTAACGTTAGCAAACGCGGCTAGCAAGTTTACCTTTGTCATGgcctctttcttttccttggACTTCTCTGTCTTTTCTCCATCTTCACACTTTATTTCCAATTTTCGCTCCCTCGGTCGAGCATTTTCCTTGTCTTCCTTCATAGTTGAAAACGCTTCTTCGTCCTGCGGTTGTATTTCAACTCATTCCGCAGACTTGTTTACTTTTTTTAGCAAGTTAGCAGAGTAGTAGCAACTGACCGAACTAACCGTAAGCGAGTGGTGACGTCGACGgcatgtcccgccctactctacttctgattggcttaccctgacCTCtggcctaaacctaaccaacccaaccagagcaggtaGCGAGTGCTTGCCAATCGGAGGGAGAGCaatgccttcgccatcctaggaaaaaacttcctctttcttttagGTTTCTTTTCCCTCTGACGGGTGGGCCTGCATCACCGCCAGAAGGGGGACTTGTGAGCGAAATTATCCATAGCGAATACAGTGAAtttgaaataataattaaattaaaaaatgttttgcccatttgtttttgtcttagGCTTGGCAGTTTGCCTAAAATTTTATTTTTCGTTTCgttacataacaaaaaaaatacttacCTTGAAGTCAGCTTCCCTGTTTCGGATGCCCTCCagaataaatatatactgtatatactgtctatggtgcaGTTTATTTTGAATGAGGCACAAATTGCCACACAAACTAAGCGAGTGTTGAGTTAGAAACTAATGTCATAATAATTATTTAATCCAAAATAGCAATTACAAGTTATATTCGCTACTGAGTAAACTTTTCTCAAAACATTCGACGTGAAGTCTAAAATGCCATTCCTCTATGTAACTTTGGAAGTAATGTTTTAACAAATTAATTACAAATATAGCAACAGAAAATATCTCTCAGAATGTATACTAAGGTTTACGGCAAAATAGTCTAGTTGTTTgtaaaacatgacattttatcTGCTGGCgcttttcttttgaaaaaaccCAACAGGAAGCATTTTCTTGTACTGTAGCGGTCGTCGAGAGAGTCGACATTTTGTTAGCTTCTTAGCAAAATAAACTGAGTCTTAGGGCAATTTTGTTGTTATCTAAGCGGCTCTCTGTCGCCTAACAGTTACCGGCTGTTATCATGTGGTACGAAATTCTGCCCGGCTTCGCCGTCATGACCGTGTGTTTGATTATTCCTGGCGTCGCCACCGCACAGATCCACAAGTTTACCAACGGAGGAAAGGTGAGGATTCTGGATGCTAATGTGGCTCTGACCGTGCTAATAAGTAGAATAAAGCTAAACCGTGAAACATGCTGTCTGTCCTCGTTTTGTACACTAAGCTACTTGATTTAAAGGCTCTTGTTTTTCCCCCTGTAGGAAAAGAGAATCGCTCGGTATCCGTGGCAGTGGtatctgatggagagagacaagCGAGTGTCGGGATCAGGACAGCACGTTGACTCCAAGGTTAGTGTCTAACCATGACATGGGTCCACAGAAATATAACCTTTTGCGAGAAAACGCAAACGCTTTGACTTATATATTTTCCGAAGAAAGCgaaaaagatttttatttttaata is a window encoding:
- the ndufa1 gene encoding NADH dehydrogenase [ubiquinone] 1 alpha subcomplex subunit 1, which produces MWYEILPGFAVMTVCLIIPGVATAQIHKFTNGGKEKRIARYPWQWYLMERDKRVSGSGQHVDSKGLENIH